A genomic region of Catalinimonas niigatensis contains the following coding sequences:
- a CDS encoding PAS domain S-box protein yields the protein MSNYPSDYSYDMLHQFSKEQLMNIILSQDNKRIDVPGGEASLIYQKIFDESPDALMLIHSESQQIVMCNARAVKMFGLNEKDELLGGYEYLFHKESSTKNSPKQLEEDKVEVEYIGKKKSAFWGLKETQQIKVGQNQYWLITITDITAKKEAEQALALERARLKMLIEHTDDLVWSIDKNLCVTEFNREAYKVANSFAGIHLKLNHSVFSSGKNPETQKEITWKKYFSRVLSGEKFTVQYVFSKEYQDCYYEFHFHPIYHNGQEIVGATIFGRDISERKQQEEKLKYTENLYKSVVNTQHEMICRFQPDTTISFVNHACVRHLGKPTDRLIGKKFLELIPVKEHQQFVKGLRKIAKEGKPSTNKYIVESPEGKRYWHHWTIIPVYNHEGILAEFQAAGLDITSKMMAEQKMRASEEKFRTLVLAAPVGIFLTNKQGYCTWTNKKLQEIGDFRFEEALGDGIFQSLHHEDKELILKLWKKSKQNEALFHERMECRYLLKSGEVKWIFVTFTPLMSEDQRVIGFVGIVEDVTDRKQSEILLKEREVKYKYLFENNPNPLILLDAVTNVILDVNEAAIQKYGYTRAGFIGLHLHHLQHKDDINEYLSHRKHVKMEPLSNIFHAVCRHKTKEGKIIYVNIHAHVYEQDGSKKELILINDITKRKEYEDELIGTKSELEKALQIKDEFLSVMSHEIRTPLNAIIGLSHLLKQQDHLSAQEETLQTIGFSADHLLTLVNDILDFSKLQAGKLKLEDIAYNLHELARQTIKLFQIHARDKQIDLILEIDEQLPAQIMGDPTRISQILNNLLSNAVKFTDKGSITLNLSKKSINQLRIKVKDSGIGMTKEEQSQIFEAFTQANSSTSRKYGGTGLGLTITKKLVNLQGGDLRLKSKPGAGTTFIIDLPLTRAAPALCTGKKVNISEEKLKGLHILYVEDVLPNQFLMKGFCSHWGVHLDIASDGEEAMEILKTSQQYDLILMDIMMPGMDGYETSQQIRKVQGPYYKTVPIIAVTASVSNKEVKKYLQYGMSDFIEKPIKPQELIQKIISSLSPQQASPSTGEDHAQKNMFTLLEEYHAQNPKEYVTLLETSQNYIHYYRELLLDALKKNRIEDYVQQSHKLINLLMHFKQDAFIELLRKSTTRINRKGSYLSLKRELDEAFEKTFSHIRSQVLKSKNLLK from the coding sequence ATGAGCAATTATCCATCTGACTACAGTTATGATATGCTCCATCAATTCTCCAAAGAGCAACTTATGAATATTATTCTGAGTCAGGATAATAAACGGATTGATGTACCCGGAGGAGAAGCTAGTTTAATTTATCAGAAAATATTTGATGAATCACCTGACGCACTTATGCTTATTCATTCTGAGAGTCAGCAGATTGTGATGTGTAATGCCAGGGCTGTCAAAATGTTTGGCTTGAATGAAAAAGACGAGCTTTTAGGGGGATACGAATATTTATTTCATAAAGAATCATCAACGAAGAACAGCCCTAAGCAACTTGAGGAAGATAAAGTGGAAGTAGAGTATATCGGTAAGAAAAAGAGCGCGTTCTGGGGACTTAAAGAAACTCAACAGATAAAGGTTGGGCAGAATCAATACTGGCTTATCACAATTACAGATATCACTGCTAAAAAGGAAGCTGAACAGGCCCTGGCTTTGGAAAGGGCCAGACTAAAAATGCTGATTGAACATACAGATGATTTGGTGTGGTCAATTGACAAAAATTTATGTGTAACTGAATTTAATAGAGAAGCCTATAAAGTAGCCAATAGTTTTGCTGGTATTCATTTAAAACTCAATCATTCTGTCTTCTCTTCAGGAAAAAATCCTGAGACTCAAAAGGAGATTACCTGGAAAAAATATTTTAGCAGGGTACTTTCAGGGGAGAAGTTTACGGTTCAATATGTGTTTTCCAAAGAATATCAGGATTGTTATTACGAGTTTCACTTTCATCCGATATACCATAATGGTCAGGAAATAGTAGGGGCTACTATTTTTGGAAGAGATATTTCGGAAAGAAAACAACAGGAAGAAAAGCTTAAATATACTGAAAATCTCTACAAAAGTGTGGTGAATACACAACATGAGATGATATGCCGTTTTCAGCCAGATACTACTATTTCATTTGTCAATCATGCCTGCGTAAGACATCTAGGCAAACCTACTGATAGGCTGATTGGTAAAAAATTTCTTGAGCTTATTCCTGTAAAAGAACATCAACAATTTGTAAAAGGACTTAGGAAGATAGCCAAAGAAGGCAAACCCTCTACTAACAAATACATTGTAGAAAGCCCTGAAGGAAAGCGCTACTGGCATCACTGGACCATTATTCCTGTCTATAACCATGAAGGTATACTTGCAGAATTTCAGGCAGCTGGATTGGATATTACTTCAAAAATGATGGCTGAACAAAAGATGAGAGCCAGTGAGGAAAAATTCAGGACCTTAGTTTTAGCTGCTCCAGTGGGTATATTTCTCACCAATAAGCAAGGCTATTGTACCTGGACCAATAAAAAACTTCAGGAGATAGGAGACTTTAGGTTTGAAGAGGCTTTAGGAGATGGGATATTTCAAAGCTTACATCATGAAGACAAAGAGTTAATTCTCAAGCTCTGGAAAAAATCTAAGCAGAATGAAGCTTTATTTCATGAAAGAATGGAGTGTCGCTATCTCCTCAAATCAGGTGAAGTGAAGTGGATTTTTGTCACTTTCACTCCTCTCATGTCCGAAGATCAGCGTGTGATAGGTTTTGTAGGAATCGTGGAAGATGTAACTGACAGGAAGCAATCTGAAATATTGCTGAAAGAGAGAGAGGTTAAGTATAAATATCTTTTTGAGAATAATCCTAACCCACTTATTCTTTTAGATGCTGTTACCAATGTCATTTTGGACGTTAATGAAGCAGCGATTCAAAAGTATGGATATACCAGAGCTGGGTTTATAGGCTTACACTTACATCATCTTCAGCATAAAGATGATATAAATGAATATTTAAGTCATCGGAAGCATGTCAAGATGGAGCCTCTCAGTAATATTTTTCATGCGGTTTGTCGTCACAAGACCAAAGAAGGCAAAATAATCTATGTAAATATTCATGCGCATGTTTATGAGCAGGATGGCAGTAAGAAAGAGCTCATACTGATCAACGACATTACGAAGAGGAAGGAGTATGAAGATGAACTGATTGGTACCAAAAGTGAATTGGAGAAAGCCCTTCAGATTAAGGATGAGTTTTTATCAGTAATGAGCCATGAAATCAGAACTCCTTTAAATGCGATTATAGGCCTTTCGCATCTGCTGAAGCAGCAAGATCACTTGTCTGCGCAGGAAGAAACACTCCAAACCATTGGTTTTTCTGCTGACCATTTGCTCACGCTCGTCAATGATATTTTGGATTTCTCTAAGCTACAGGCTGGTAAACTTAAGCTTGAGGACATAGCGTATAATTTACACGAACTGGCAAGGCAGACGATTAAGCTTTTTCAGATACATGCCCGTGATAAACAAATTGATTTAATTCTGGAGATTGATGAACAATTACCGGCCCAGATCATGGGAGATCCTACCAGAATAAGCCAAATATTAAATAACCTCCTGAGCAATGCTGTAAAATTTACAGACAAAGGTTCAATCACCCTTAACCTGAGCAAAAAAAGTATAAATCAGTTAAGAATTAAGGTGAAGGATAGTGGAATTGGAATGACCAAAGAAGAGCAATCTCAGATATTTGAAGCTTTTACGCAGGCAAATTCTTCTACCAGTAGAAAATATGGAGGCACCGGTCTGGGACTTACGATTACCAAAAAGCTGGTAAACTTGCAAGGAGGAGATCTCAGACTGAAAAGTAAACCGGGAGCAGGCACTACTTTTATTATTGATCTCCCGCTTACGAGGGCAGCACCAGCTTTGTGTACAGGAAAAAAAGTAAATATAAGTGAAGAGAAGCTCAAAGGCCTACACATATTATATGTGGAAGATGTACTGCCTAATCAGTTTTTAATGAAAGGTTTTTGTAGCCATTGGGGAGTACACCTTGATATAGCATCAGATGGAGAAGAAGCTATGGAAATACTCAAGACCTCTCAGCAGTATGATTTGATCTTGATGGACATTATGATGCCTGGTATGGATGGTTATGAAACTTCTCAGCAAATAAGAAAAGTGCAGGGGCCTTATTATAAAACAGTTCCTATCATTGCTGTAACAGCTTCTGTATCTAACAAAGAGGTAAAAAAATATTTACAATATGGCATGAGTGATTTTATAGAAAAACCCATCAAACCTCAGGAGTTGATTCAAAAGATTATATCCAGCCTATCACCTCAGCAGGCTTCTCCAAGTACAGGCGAAGATCATGCGCAGAAGAATATGTTTACCCTTCTGGAAGAATATCATGCACAGAATCCAAAAGAGTATGTCACTTTACTTGAAACTTCTCAAAACTATATTCATTACTATCGTGAACTTTTGCTGGATGCTCTCAAAAAGAACAGGATAGAGGATTACGTCCAACAGAGTCACAAGCTCATTAACTTGCTTATGCATTTTAAACAGGATGCATTCATTGAACTTCTGCGTAAGAGTACCACTAGAATTAATCGGAAAGGAAGCTATTTAAGCTTGAAAAGAGAATTGGATGAAGCATTTGAAAAGACTTTTTCACATATCAGGTCGCAGGTCTTAAAAAGTAAAAACCTGCTCAAATGA
- a CDS encoding XRE family transcriptional regulator, translated as MSTIGKNIKKIRVVKKISQAAFAEMFNLSRGTVGSYEEERAEPKLETIIQIAQKFGLSIDILLTKELTVNELFKFDLFKHEKGVQKSQAEQDQIDKDEQREATPLIRSAQYIEYIVNFQNKDFINRLPFVNLPNTNQKKSRAFEVQDDSMTWLDKGLQAGDILSCCPIIKPYQKHLETGKVYVIVGQHELYIRRFNHAREKLHFTADNPQWQVLDLEKSEILELWKVEGFYSTFLKPPLLIEERISVLEQKMMAVEKQLGKIKKN; from the coding sequence ATGTCTACTATCGGGAAAAACATTAAAAAAATAAGAGTAGTCAAAAAGATCAGTCAGGCAGCTTTTGCTGAAATGTTCAATTTATCCAGAGGCACTGTAGGTTCTTATGAGGAAGAAAGGGCAGAGCCTAAGCTTGAGACCATTATACAGATTGCTCAAAAATTCGGTTTATCTATTGATATATTGTTAACCAAGGAATTAACGGTTAATGAACTTTTCAAATTTGACCTGTTTAAGCATGAGAAAGGCGTTCAGAAGAGTCAGGCCGAACAAGACCAGATAGATAAAGACGAGCAGCGAGAGGCTACGCCTTTGATCAGAAGTGCTCAATACATTGAATACATTGTCAATTTTCAGAACAAGGATTTTATCAACCGGCTGCCTTTTGTAAACCTGCCAAACACCAACCAAAAGAAGTCACGGGCTTTTGAAGTGCAGGATGACAGCATGACCTGGCTGGATAAGGGCTTGCAGGCAGGAGATATTCTATCCTGTTGTCCAATAATTAAACCCTACCAAAAACATCTTGAAACGGGAAAAGTGTATGTAATTGTTGGGCAACATGAGCTTTATATCAGACGTTTTAATCATGCCAGAGAAAAACTACACTTTACAGCAGATAACCCTCAATGGCAGGTATTAGACCTTGAAAAATCAGAAATTCTTGAACTGTGGAAAGTTGAAGGGTTTTACAGCACATTTCTTAAGCCACCTTTGCTCATAGAAGAGCGAATTTCAGTATTGGAGCAAAAGATGATGGCTGTGGAAAAACAGCTTGGTAAAATAAAAAAGAATTAA
- a CDS encoding YbjN domain-containing protein, with protein MTNTMNLSFTKVKNYLIELNYEVVEENPDECVLVIDHEETGISHMVLCCADPILIIEQYLCDITQISLETYRMLLQKNRDIIHGAFALDESGKKLIFRDTLVLETLDLDELDSTFNSLGLLLSEFTQQIIDISTPKS; from the coding sequence ATGACAAACACAATGAACCTATCATTTACCAAAGTAAAAAACTACCTGATCGAACTTAACTATGAAGTAGTTGAGGAAAATCCAGATGAATGCGTACTGGTCATTGACCATGAAGAAACCGGCATCAGCCACATGGTACTTTGCTGCGCAGATCCTATTCTCATCATAGAGCAATACCTCTGCGATATTACACAGATTAGCCTGGAAACATATCGTATGCTATTACAAAAAAACCGTGACATCATCCACGGAGCTTTTGCTCTGGATGAATCCGGAAAAAAACTCATTTTCCGTGATACCCTGGTGCTGGAAACGCTGGACCTGGATGAACTGGATTCTACCTTTAACTCGCTGGGACTGTTGCTCAGTGAGTTTACCCAACAAATTATAGACATTTCAACACCCAAATCATAA
- a CDS encoding PspA/IM30 family protein — MNIFRRILKVGQAEAHSAINHLEDPIKLTEQGIRDMRLDLDKALHALAEVKALTIRTQRELGQQQDAASQYERKAVLLLQKAQRDELESNEADRLAAEALNKKEQAEQQVRNLTTEKKKYDESVLKLEHNINSLKSNISQWENELRTLKARMKVSSATKTMNKQLAKIDTSSTVSMLERMKEKVEQEEALAQSYGEIAAEPKSVDDEIDKALGDDKVETSQKLQELKQKLGINSNTP; from the coding sequence ATGAATATCTTCAGAAGAATTTTAAAAGTAGGTCAAGCCGAAGCTCACTCAGCCATTAATCATCTGGAAGACCCTATCAAACTCACTGAGCAGGGTATCCGCGATATGCGCCTGGATCTGGACAAAGCTTTACATGCACTGGCAGAAGTAAAAGCCCTGACCATTCGTACACAAAGGGAACTTGGCCAGCAACAGGATGCCGCCAGCCAATATGAGAGGAAAGCTGTACTCCTGCTCCAAAAAGCCCAGAGAGATGAACTGGAGTCTAACGAAGCCGACCGTCTGGCTGCTGAAGCTTTGAACAAAAAAGAACAAGCAGAGCAGCAGGTAAGAAATCTGACGACAGAAAAGAAAAAATATGATGAATCCGTGCTAAAATTGGAACACAATATCAATTCCCTTAAGTCTAATATCAGTCAGTGGGAAAACGAATTGCGCACGCTTAAAGCACGCATGAAAGTGAGCTCAGCCACCAAAACCATGAACAAGCAACTGGCAAAAATTGATACTTCCAGTACGGTATCCATGCTGGAGCGTATGAAAGAAAAAGTGGAACAGGAAGAAGCCCTGGCACAGTCGTATGGTGAAATTGCTGCTGAGCCCAAATCTGTAGACGATGAGATTGACAAAGCCCTGGGAGATGACAAAGTAGAAACCTCTCAAAAGTTACAGGAACTCAAACAAAAATTAGGTATAAATTCTAATACCCCATAA
- a CDS encoding OB-fold-containig protein, with translation MNDLFNAAIAAPNIIPTAMLIFVLVYWMVVIMGVIDVESIDVDIEVDTDVDGEISVSWLNHVLAFFNLGRVPFMVFMTFLIVPMWAISVMTNYYMGNESFLLAVILLIPIFILSAFIAKFTTQPFIKLFNHLENNIDQGERQVGKICTLMTTANSLKAGQAKINTSGAPLLLNVITDEGINMFNGDTGIVLEYMPDRNVYLIEPYVA, from the coding sequence ATGAATGATCTTTTCAACGCCGCCATTGCTGCACCCAACATCATTCCTACCGCCATGCTCATCTTTGTGCTGGTCTACTGGATGGTGGTGATCATGGGTGTGATTGATGTAGAGTCTATCGATGTGGATATAGAGGTAGACACGGACGTTGATGGAGAGATTTCGGTATCCTGGCTCAATCATGTATTGGCTTTTTTCAATCTGGGCCGGGTACCCTTTATGGTCTTTATGACTTTCCTGATCGTTCCGATGTGGGCCATCTCGGTCATGACCAATTACTATATGGGAAATGAATCATTCTTGCTGGCCGTCATCTTATTGATTCCCATTTTCATTCTTAGTGCCTTTATTGCCAAATTTACCACTCAGCCTTTCATCAAGCTGTTTAATCATCTTGAAAACAATATTGACCAGGGAGAAAGACAAGTAGGTAAAATTTGTACCTTAATGACTACTGCCAACAGTCTCAAAGCCGGACAAGCCAAAATCAATACTAGCGGTGCTCCCCTCCTGTTGAATGTCATCACCGATGAAGGTATCAATATGTTCAATGGGGATACCGGCATCGTACTGGAATATATGCCTGACAGAAATGTCTACCTCATAGAACCTTATGTAGCCTAG
- a CDS encoding flotillin family protein encodes MEQQMLYALLIIGAVFFIGLLAFVIKMYNKAVQGEALVRTGLGDVKVSFSGIFVVPVLHKLEVMDITLKAMEISRLGRDGLICRDNLRADIKVSFFIRVNKTTEDVIHVAQSIGCTRASDQEQLQMLFDAKFSEALKTVGKHFEFVELYNSRAKFKEKILEEIGTDLNGYILDDCAIDYLEQTPLEHLNAENILDSEGIKKIIDLTNQQKIQSNLIENESRKTLKKQDVEAEETILELERQLIEKQERQQREVSNIRSRESAEREKVRQEEHKKAEHARILTEEEVGIAEQNKDRQILVAQRNKERADVIELERVEQARLLEATERERVVELAQIEKEKALEEERRIIQEVIRERVIVEKATVEEEEKIKDTRAMAEAERNKQVAIKNAERDAQEALVKEIKSAEAAKEASEHRAKQLMIDAQAEEESAAHKAKAIKTMADAEAAQKAAIGLSEAQVMEAKAAAREKEGEAEAVVIEAQADAEAKSIRMKADAQADADEKLGMVAAKVNREKGKAEADVIQEKAVAEEKHGMAEARVLQEKMKAEASGIKEKAQAMQALDGTGKDHEEFRLRLETEKILEMAKINIQKDIADAQAQVIGEALKSAKIDIIGGETMLFDQIMGSIAKGKAIDGMIGNSQALTGLKNNLLGNGNGHASFGENLKKFIGQFGMTSEDVKNLTVSALLFKMINKADQPGIKDELNKLLAVARTAGMADEPIHNIRL; translated from the coding sequence ATGGAACAACAAATGCTCTATGCGCTGCTCATTATTGGCGCAGTCTTCTTCATCGGCCTACTTGCCTTTGTCATCAAAATGTATAACAAAGCAGTACAGGGAGAAGCCCTGGTTCGCACCGGACTCGGTGATGTTAAAGTCTCTTTTTCCGGCATATTTGTAGTACCCGTGCTGCACAAACTGGAAGTGATGGACATCACTCTCAAAGCAATGGAAATATCGCGCCTGGGCAGAGACGGGCTGATCTGTCGGGATAATTTACGGGCAGACATCAAGGTCTCTTTTTTCATCCGTGTCAATAAGACCACCGAAGATGTTATCCATGTGGCACAGTCTATCGGCTGTACACGTGCTTCCGATCAGGAGCAGTTGCAAATGTTGTTTGATGCCAAGTTTTCGGAAGCTTTGAAGACAGTAGGAAAACATTTTGAATTTGTGGAATTGTATAACTCCCGCGCCAAATTCAAAGAGAAGATTCTGGAAGAAATTGGTACCGACCTGAATGGTTATATCCTGGACGACTGCGCCATAGATTACCTGGAGCAAACACCCCTAGAGCATCTGAATGCTGAAAACATCCTGGATTCTGAAGGTATCAAAAAGATCATTGACCTGACCAACCAGCAGAAAATCCAATCCAACCTGATTGAGAATGAAAGCAGGAAAACCCTCAAAAAGCAGGATGTGGAAGCTGAAGAAACCATTCTGGAACTGGAGAGGCAACTAATAGAAAAGCAGGAAAGACAGCAGCGGGAAGTGTCTAACATACGCTCCAGAGAATCAGCCGAAAGGGAAAAAGTAAGGCAGGAAGAGCACAAGAAAGCCGAACATGCCCGTATCTTAACCGAAGAAGAAGTAGGCATTGCCGAACAAAACAAAGATCGCCAGATCCTGGTGGCACAGCGCAATAAAGAACGGGCCGATGTCATTGAACTGGAACGCGTAGAGCAGGCACGCTTACTGGAAGCCACCGAACGTGAACGAGTGGTAGAACTGGCTCAAATAGAAAAAGAAAAGGCATTGGAAGAAGAGCGCAGAATCATTCAGGAAGTGATCCGCGAGCGGGTAATCGTAGAAAAAGCTACGGTGGAAGAAGAAGAAAAGATCAAGGATACCCGCGCCATGGCCGAAGCCGAAAGAAATAAGCAGGTTGCCATCAAAAATGCCGAGCGTGATGCCCAGGAAGCCCTGGTGAAAGAAATCAAATCTGCTGAAGCTGCCAAAGAAGCATCAGAGCACAGAGCCAAGCAACTCATGATAGACGCGCAGGCCGAGGAAGAATCTGCCGCCCACAAGGCCAAAGCCATTAAAACCATGGCCGATGCTGAAGCGGCACAGAAAGCTGCCATTGGTTTATCAGAAGCCCAAGTAATGGAAGCCAAAGCCGCTGCCCGTGAAAAAGAAGGAGAAGCTGAAGCTGTAGTGATAGAAGCGCAGGCTGATGCCGAAGCCAAGAGTATCCGGATGAAGGCTGATGCCCAGGCCGATGCCGATGAGAAACTTGGTATGGTAGCCGCTAAAGTAAACCGCGAAAAAGGTAAAGCCGAAGCAGATGTGATTCAGGAAAAAGCGGTAGCCGAAGAAAAACATGGCATGGCTGAGGCCCGTGTGTTGCAGGAAAAAATGAAAGCCGAAGCCAGTGGTATTAAAGAGAAAGCACAGGCGATGCAGGCATTGGATGGTACCGGTAAAGATCATGAAGAGTTCAGATTGAGACTGGAAACCGAGAAAATCCTGGAAATGGCCAAGATCAATATCCAGAAAGATATTGCAGATGCCCAGGCCCAGGTGATTGGCGAAGCACTGAAATCGGCCAAAATTGACATCATCGGTGGCGAAACTATGCTCTTTGACCAGATCATGGGCTCCATCGCCAAAGGCAAGGCCATTGATGGCATGATCGGCAACAGCCAGGCATTGACAGGACTGAAAAACAACCTGCTGGGTAATGGCAACGGCCATGCTTCTTTTGGAGAAAATCTTAAAAAGTTCATCGGTCAGTTTGGGATGACCTCAGAGGATGTCAAGAACCTGACCGTATCAGCGCTGCTTTTCAAGATGATCAACAAGGCGGATCAGCCCGGTATCAAAGATGAACTGAACAAGCTGCTGGCCGTAGCCCGCACCGCAGGCATGGCCGACGAGCCGATACATAACATCAGATTATAA